GTCAAGAGGACCCATCCAGACCGGATTCCAGAGCTTTTTGTCGTAAGAGATTCCTCTCAGTGTCCTTTTCAGTTTGAAATCCAGGCTCATGTTTACATGAGATACAGGAAGTCTCTGCACTGCCATAAGAATCCCTTTGTGCAGTACTCCCGGGATAAGCTTTGAATAAGATTCTGCTTTTCTCAAAGCTCTGAAAGGATCATAACCGGCAAACAGCTCATCAGCACCATCTCCTCCAAGAGCTACAGTCACATGTTTTCTTGTTTCCTGGCATAGAAGAAAAGTCGGTAGTAAAGAGCTGTCTCCCATCGGTTCATCAAGCCTGTCGATTATGCTTTCCAGAAGGCTTTTTGCGGTTTCCAATGAGAGTGTACTGTGGTAGTGCCGGGATTTGATCAGGCCTGCTGCGAATTCAGCATGTTTTGATTCGTCAAAACTTGGCTCCTTAAACCCGATCGAAAAAGTTTTCAGGCTTTCTCCGGCTGTATACCGGGAGGCGAATGAAGCTACCGATGATGAGTCGATTCCACCGCTGAGAAAAACACCTAAAGGTACATCGGAAACAAGACGCCGTCTGACTGCTTTGCATATAAGATCACGTAACTGTTCACACCAGACTTCCTCTCCACCTGCCGGTACGCTCTCAAAAGGTTCGAGGTTAAATTCCCAGTACCGGCTGAGCGAGATTTTCCTGTCTGATATATAAAAGATAAGATTGCATCCCCCCGGCAGCTTGTAAACTGATTTGTAAATTGAGTTTGGGGCAGGGATATACCCATAGGCGAAATATTTCTTGAGTGAAAGATCTGATATGGTACTCTTGAAAAGAGAATGTCTTCGAAGGGAACTCAGTTCTGAAGAAAAAATGAAAGTACCGGAACTTAATGTGTAATAGAGAGGTTTTTTCCCGAATCTGTCTCTGCTTAAGAAGATACGATTTTGCTCCTTATCATAGATCGCAAATGCCCACATTCCATTGAGTTTTGAGGGGAGTTGCGGGCCCCACTCCCTGTATCCGTGAAGTAGTACTTCAGTGTCTGAGTGGTGGCTCAGGAACCGATGGCCTGATTTCTGAAGGACTTCTCTGAGTTCCAGGTGATTGTAGATTTCTCCGTTAAAAGTGATCCCCAGAGATCCATCCACTGTCCACATCGGCTGTGATCCGCACTCAATGTCAAGTACAGACAGCCGCTTGTGTGCAATGTAAACTCCTTTTTCCGGATCATCCCAGTACCCTTCCGCATCAGGTCCTCTGTGGGAAAGGGCTTTGTTCATGTTCCGCAGATCCTGGATATTTCCGGACCCAGCGAATCCGCATATTCCGCACATCAGGAAAGATGCTCCAGGTTCCTGGTGTAAGCAATCTGGTAGGATTTCCTGCCCTGAGATTCATAGTAGGTCATCATGTTTATCTGCGCCAGAAGGCCCATAAAAATGGAGATGACACCGATTAGCAGGAATAATATCGCCAGAAGTGGTAATGGAGTCTGAATAAAACTCTTCCCGCCGAAATATTTGAAATAGACCATTCCCCCGAATGTAAGCAAAGACAGAAGAAAACTGAAAAGGCCGAATCCACCGAAGACATAGATTGGCTTCTGGAAATAAGCCTGGATGAATTTTACAACAACAAGGTCAAGTGCTACCTTTACAGTTCTTTTCAGACCGTATTTTGATTTCCCATACTGTCTTGGGCGGTGATTTACCGGGATCTGTGTTACTCTGGCTCCGTTCCAGCTTGCGTAAATCGGAACAAACCTGTGCATCTCTCCGTAAAGGCGAATATCCTGCATTATTTCACGTCGATATGCCTTAAGGGTGCATCCGTAGTCATTGAGCTTTACACCAGATATTAACCGGATGAAAAAGTTGGCGATTACACTTGGGAAGGTGCGCAGGATTGTATTGTCTTTGCGGTTTACTCTCCACCCCGAGCAGACATCATACCCTTCGTTAAGCTTATCAATAAGTAAAGGGATATCCGCAGGGTCATTCTGCAGATCCGCGTCGATAGGTATGATTATATCACCCCTGCAATGATCTATCCCTGCCATCATTGCCGCGGTCTGCCCTGAGTTTCTCCTGAAGTGAATCACTTTACAGTTCTTATCCGAGGCAGAAATGCTGTCAAGCAGTTCCCGGGTATTATCTGTCGAACCGTCATCGATGATAATTATTTCATAGCTGTACTTTTTTGCTTCCATCACTTCCCTGATTTCTTCAATCAGTTTTGGAAGACTCTCAGCCTCATTGTATGACGGTATAACGATGGAGATATAGGTTGGGATGGTTTGTTCAGACATATATGGATCAGGTAACCTATCTTTTGGAGAATTATTTATGTAGATAAATTATAGTATACAATTTCTTTAGAATCAATGGCTTAGTTGAGTATTGGAGGCAGGGGATGGGGGAGTGGTTAATTCATGGGAATCCCCAAAAAAAAGAAACAGGTGAAAACTGGAAATAAACAGATGGAAAAATCGTAATTTTTATGATTGAATTTTGATTATGTAAGAAAGTATATTAATTTTCGAGTCTGCTCCGCGAATTGTAAAATTCTCAGCATATCTGGTTATAAACGCGGACATCCTCACAAATCCAAGGGATCATCTCGCATCAGTACTGACCCGGATATTTCAAGAACAAGGACTTTTCGATCATTTTTCTCTTAATCTCTCTGGCCTTCACTGTTCCAAGCATAATCCATTTCGGAGGGGGTTGTTATCTACTCTGAAAAATCGTTCTGGGATGTGCATAAGCCAGGTTCTTTTCTCAACACACTATTCTTTTACAGGAGGGCTTATGCCTAAGAAACTTTTTGTCGGAAATCTTCCGTTTTCCAGTTCGGAAGAATCTATCAGGGCACTTTTTTCCCAGTACGGAGAGGTAATATCTGTGAAGATCCCTACCGATCAGATGACCGGGAGACCCCGCGGGTTCGCATTTGTGGAAATGGAGAATGCAGACACTGCAATAGCCGAACTGAACAACTACAGCTTTGAAGGAAGGAATATCAAGGTTGATGTTGCTCAGGAACGTCCAAGGTCCGGTGGTGGTGGACATGGTGGTTATAACCGTGGCGGCCGTGGCGGAAGAGACGGGGGAAGAAGGAACAACTGGTAAGAACACCGACATCTATAAAGCTTGAACCTGGAGTAGCCCACTACTTCAGGTTCATTATTCCCGCATATCCTGCTTTTAATATCTACTCACATATTGCAAGTACAACCACAGCTCTGGGACCTGTGTGTGTCGCAACTATTGTAGACAGAATGGATTCCTGGAGCGCGGAAATCATCGATGAGAACAGTTTTCATCGTAACTCCCTGCGCCTGCCTGACGGCAGTGTTGACCACAGGTCACTTCAGAGCCTCCGCAAAGCGGATGTTGTTGGATTTTACGGCGGACTCACAAGCACCATACCACGTCTTTACAGCATCGCAAAGATCTGCAAAGAAATGGGTATTGTCACCATCGCCGGTGGACAGCATTTCAATGATGAAACTCTTCAGGAAGCACTCAATTCAGGGATCGATGTCGTAGTGCTTGGTGAAGGGGAAGTAACAATCAGTGAACTGCTTGCTGCTTTTGATTCCGGAAAGCCACTTGAAGAGGTGAAAGGGATAGCATTCCTTCAGGACGGAAAGATTGTCAACACTGGATACAGAGATCCTATCGTTGATTTTTCTTCTTTCCCGCTCCCTGATTTCTCTCTTGTTCACCATGCGAAAATCAGCCTTTACCCGGTAGAGCGGATCAGAGGGTGCGGTATGGAATGCGAGTTCTGTACTGTCAAGGGAAGACCCAGGCCGTCTCCTCCTGAAAGACTGATGAGCCAGATCTCAAGGCTTGCTGAGACCCGCAAAGCCAGGAAATTTTTCATTGTAGACGATCTTTTCGGGCAACAAAGGGAAGAGACGCTGCGATTCTGCCGCATGCTTGCTGACTACAAAGAAAGACTGGGGCTCAAGCTGGATTTTACAGCCCAGATACGACTCGATAAGGGACATGATTCCGAGTTGCTTACCGCTATGAGAAATGCTGGCATTAATACAGTTGCCATTGGCTTTGAGTCTCCGGTACGGGAGGATCTCGAGACGATGAACAAACATCTCCGCCAACAGGAGATGGTTTCTCTAGTCAAAGCTTACAGAAAGCATGGCTTTTTTATTCATGGTATGTTTATCTTCGGCTATCCGTCACTGGAAAAACCGCAGGGTAAAGATGAGATCCCCATGAAGGAACGTGTTAAAGTCTTCCGGGAATTTATAAAAAAAGCACGTCTGGACACCATCCAGGTTCTTCTTCCTGTTCCCCTTCCAGGCACTGAACTGCGTAAAAGATTACAGGAAAATAACAGGGTTTATGACAACAGTGTTGTCGGATGGGAGTATTACGACGGGAATTTTCCTCTTTTTGAACCTGATCCACCTTTTTCTCCTGTACAGCTTCAGAGTGCATCTCAGAAGATTACAGGCGGATTTTACCGCTTCAAAAACATCTTGTGGATAATTCTGAACATATTCTCATTTTCATCTATGATTTTCTTTCTGCACGATATCAAACTCGGATGGAAACTCTGGTATAGAAGATGGAGAAACTCGGTATTGCGATTTGGCGGATGGATCACTTTTAAGAATTGGACATCAGATTTCAAGAGGAATGTATTCAGCGATAAGATCAATTACGCAAGAGCATCACTCTGCTCACGGGGGAAATCTCCCAGAGCCGGGAAGCAGATGTCTTCTATGATCGATTCTGTCAAATGATTCTTTTTCGCCGGGATCTCTTGAATTTATCAATCTCGACTACCAGGATTATTATTGCCCCGATTGCTGCTGTCTGAAACCAGGTTACAATGCTCAGAGATTCTGTTTTCAGGATATACTGAAGCGGATACCAGTGGAACGCAGCAATCTGGGCTGCAAGGGAAAGCAAAAGACTGATAAGAAGGAATTTGTTGGAAAAGAAGGGAATCGAGAAGACCGATCTGTTCATGGATCTTGAGTTCCATCCCTGGAAAAATTGAAAAAAGACAATTGTGTTGAGTGCTGTAGAGCGGGCGTAGGATAAAGAATTTGTCTGCAGGTAGTAGAAATATAGGATAAGAGTACCCACAGCAATCACAATTCCTCCAAATATTATCCTGACAAGAAAAACGCTGTTAATGATGTTTTCTGAGGGGTTTCGTGGCGGCCTGAGATGGATGTCCTGTTCACCTGGCTCATAAGCCAGTGCAACATCCTGCAGCCCGTTTGTGACGAGGTTTATCCATAATACCTGGGTTGCAAGGAATGGAAGCTCCAATCCCATCATCAGAGCCCCAATTATTGCTCCTGCTATTCCAGCGCTGGATGAAAGAAGAAAATAGGTTACTTTACGGATATTATCGAAAATGACTCTTCCGACCTTGACAGCTTCAAATATGGAGGCGAAATTGTCATCCTTGAGCACCATATCCGCAGCTTCCCTCGCTACATCGGTACCTGTCTTTCCCATTGCCACACCAATATCCGCTTTCTTGAGCGCAGGCGCGTCATTTACACCATCTCCGGTTACTGCAACTACATTGCCTTTCTGCTGGAGTATATCCACAATTGAGAGCTTGTGATGAGGTGCAACTCTGGCAAAAACTGATACTCTGCTGATATTCTGTTTTATGTAGTCACTGTCATGAGAATCGAGTTCCTGACCAGTAAGTACCAGATCATCTTTTTTAAGTATCCCTATCTGCCTGGCAATAGATCTGGCTGTGATCTGGTGATCTCCGGTTATCATGACAACCCTCAATCCCGCACTCTGCGCATCTTTTATCGCCTCTATCGCACTTTGACGCGGAGGATCGGTGATAGCCTGAAAGCCTGCAAACCTCAGCCCTGAATTTACTTCACTTTCGATATCGATCTCATCCGGGCATATACGATAATGCTTTACAGCAAATCCTAACACCCGCAAACCCTCATCAGCCATGTGAGCAGCCCTGGAGGCAAGTTTATAGTTTTTTTCCTCTCCTGAAAACTTCAGTATTTTTTCAGGTGCCCCTTTCACCAGAAGAAAACAGGCTCCGTTTTTGCGGTAGAGCATTGCCATGTATTTACGCTGTGAACTAAACGGAATCTCATC
This sequence is a window from Fibrobacter sp.. Protein-coding genes within it:
- a CDS encoding glycosyltransferase family 2 protein — encoded protein: MPTYISIVIPSYNEAESLPKLIEEIREVMEAKKYSYEIIIIDDGSTDNTRELLDSISASDKNCKVIHFRRNSGQTAAMMAGIDHCRGDIIIPIDADLQNDPADIPLLIDKLNEGYDVCSGWRVNRKDNTILRTFPSVIANFFIRLISGVKLNDYGCTLKAYRREIMQDIRLYGEMHRFVPIYASWNGARVTQIPVNHRPRQYGKSKYGLKRTVKVALDLVVVKFIQAYFQKPIYVFGGFGLFSFLLSLLTFGGMVYFKYFGGKSFIQTPLPLLAILFLLIGVISIFMGLLAQINMMTYYESQGRKSYQIAYTRNLEHLS
- the asnB gene encoding asparagine synthase (glutamine-hydrolyzing) yields the protein MCGICGFAGSGNIQDLRNMNKALSHRGPDAEGYWDDPEKGVYIAHKRLSVLDIECGSQPMWTVDGSLGITFNGEIYNHLELREVLQKSGHRFLSHHSDTEVLLHGYREWGPQLPSKLNGMWAFAIYDKEQNRIFLSRDRFGKKPLYYTLSSGTFIFSSELSSLRRHSLFKSTISDLSLKKYFAYGYIPAPNSIYKSVYKLPGGCNLIFYISDRKISLSRYWEFNLEPFESVPAGGEEVWCEQLRDLICKAVRRRLVSDVPLGVFLSGGIDSSSVASFASRYTAGESLKTFSIGFKEPSFDESKHAEFAAGLIKSRHYHSTLSLETAKSLLESIIDRLDEPMGDSSLLPTFLLCQETRKHVTVALGGDGADELFAGYDPFRALRKAESYSKLIPGVLHKGILMAVQRLPVSHVNMSLDFKLKRTLRGISYDKKLWNPVWMGPLDPYGIEDLFREKADIEEIYSEAIECWDSCRLNSLIDRTLQFFTRLYLQDDILVKIDRASMMNSLEVRTPYLDIDLVDFVRKIPGSYKYRNGETKYILKKALEPVLPREIIHRKKKGFGVPVGKWFQKELLCLENSNSLPQLKSGFISKQSSDHIDGRADNRGFLWNMWVLEKYLKKNLM
- a CDS encoding B12-binding domain-containing radical SAM protein, giving the protein MDSWSAEIIDENSFHRNSLRLPDGSVDHRSLQSLRKADVVGFYGGLTSTIPRLYSIAKICKEMGIVTIAGGQHFNDETLQEALNSGIDVVVLGEGEVTISELLAAFDSGKPLEEVKGIAFLQDGKIVNTGYRDPIVDFSSFPLPDFSLVHHAKISLYPVERIRGCGMECEFCTVKGRPRPSPPERLMSQISRLAETRKARKFFIVDDLFGQQREETLRFCRMLADYKERLGLKLDFTAQIRLDKGHDSELLTAMRNAGINTVAIGFESPVREDLETMNKHLRQQEMVSLVKAYRKHGFFIHGMFIFGYPSLEKPQGKDEIPMKERVKVFREFIKKARLDTIQVLLPVPLPGTELRKRLQENNRVYDNSVVGWEYYDGNFPLFEPDPPFSPVQLQSASQKITGGFYRFKNILWIILNIFSFSSMIFFLHDIKLGWKLWYRRWRNSVLRFGGWITFKNWTSDFKRNVFSDKINYARASLCSRGKSPRAGKQMSSMIDSVK
- a CDS encoding HAD-IC family P-type ATPase codes for the protein MQIFYARTTQQLWADLGTDEQGLTNADALKRLSQYGPNQIEEKKGKSPVFIFLGQFKDTLVLILIAAAIVAFLIKEYIDTTVIMTVIIINAIVGFIQEYRADKAIQALKRMAATKATVVREGKEQRIDASEIVPGDIIGLSSGNKVPADLRIFKQRELQIDESLLTGESNPIHKNEKPLPEKILPVADQTNTAFMGTVVTHGKGKGVVVATGKFTELGKISRDVEQTKKEATPLENRLAKFSKMVGVVSLFLAFLVFLGGVITGRDALEMVLFAISMSVAVIPEGLPIVITITMAVGLSRMAEKNAIIRKLMAAETLGSCNYICSDKTGTITENRMSVVKAFTNDKEFIFKGSGYNPEGEIILDGAVNPKDKDLELLLLTGALCNNSVFYEENGEWHVDGSPTEGALKVAAKRYGIDLEKSEYQYELLDEIPFSSQRKYMAMLYRKNGACFLLVKGAPEKILKFSGEEKNYKLASRAAHMADEGLRVLGFAVKHYRICPDEIDIESEVNSGLRFAGFQAITDPPRQSAIEAIKDAQSAGLRVVMITGDHQITARSIARQIGILKKDDLVLTGQELDSHDSDYIKQNISRVSVFARVAPHHKLSIVDILQQKGNVVAVTGDGVNDAPALKKADIGVAMGKTGTDVAREAADMVLKDDNFASIFEAVKVGRVIFDNIRKVTYFLLSSSAGIAGAIIGALMMGLELPFLATQVLWINLVTNGLQDVALAYEPGEQDIHLRPPRNPSENIINSVFLVRIIFGGIVIAVGTLILYFYYLQTNSLSYARSTALNTIVFFQFFQGWNSRSMNRSVFSIPFFSNKFLLISLLLSLAAQIAAFHWYPLQYILKTESLSIVTWFQTAAIGAIIILVVEIDKFKRSRRKRII
- a CDS encoding RNA-binding protein, which produces MPKKLFVGNLPFSSSEESIRALFSQYGEVISVKIPTDQMTGRPRGFAFVEMENADTAIAELNNYSFEGRNIKVDVAQERPRSGGGGHGGYNRGGRGGRDGGRRNNW